In Montipora capricornis isolate CH-2021 chromosome 4, ASM3666992v2, whole genome shotgun sequence, a single genomic region encodes these proteins:
- the LOC138046647 gene encoding uncharacterized protein has protein sequence MFKGRNIERSERRRRNLDCVTVAWGKGNLVTHVFGVCGIDGCKDRHHRLLQEEKVASGSMEGKADTPMAVENKSSTYETVQEHAQRSIALRTVPVILKHGERRLQAWLEARDWDELLPTPCQREWTKWFRELEDLELVNIPRCLKNPSPEMEELSVHTFSDASENAYTAVVYARHVYEDGNITTRLIMSKSRLAPLKAVSIPRLELLGALIGLRLTRQVCSALKISTNGVTYSVDSINVGYCIQGQGREYKPFIAHRVGEIHDFSAPNQWRYVSTDVNPADLGTRGVTVEEHTLTYGLMRPNFSRSQNKTGQSASLTSQRQQRTLNLKEIIEEGEGAARVEEEIIIREVQSKVYAAEIEALRRNKEILRGSTLAPFNPVSVNGIMRCNTRLRHADDLPYDVKCPIILPKRRNHVTGLIVKYYHELEGPQMGLTYTINHVRETYLVVLVREQVKRVMRECFECAIRLRSKPASQQMAPLPKIRLQQSSRPFESCAVDFGGPFLT, from the exons ATGTTCAAGGGAAGAAATATAGAAAGAAGTGAGAGACGGCGAAGAAATTTGGACTGTGTTACCGTTGCTTGGGGAAAGGGCAACTTGGTGACTCATGTATTTGGAGTGTGTGGAATTGACGGATGCAAGGACAGACACCATCGGTTACTTCAAGAGGAGAAAGTAGCTTCTGGGTCCATGGAGGGGAAGGCTGACACACCCATGGCAGTGGAAAACAAGTCCAGTACGTATGAAACAGTGCAAGAACATGCACAGAGGAGTATTGCTTTGCGTACTGTTCCTGTCATTCTGAAACATGGGGAGAGACGCTTACAA GCATGGCTGGAGGCACGAGATTGGGATGAACTGTTGCCGACACCTTGTCAGCGAGAATGGACAAAGTGGTTTCGAGAATTGGAGGATCTTGAACTTGTGAATATCCCAAGGTGTTTGAAAAACCCAAGTCCTGAGATGGAAGAACTGAGCGTTCATACATTCAGTGACGCGTCAGAGAACGCATATACAGCTGTAGTTTACGCACGTCATGTATATGAGGATGGCAATATCACTACTCGATTGATTATGTCGAAGTCAAGGCTTGCACCATTGAAAGCAGTGAGCATCCCCAGATTAGAACTCTTGGGTGCACTCATCGGATTACGATTAACAAGACAAGTTTGCTCTGCACTTAAGATATCTACAAATGGAGTGACCTATTCGGTGGACAGTATAAATGTGGGGTACTGTATCCAAGGACAGGGTAGAGAGTATAAACCGTTCATTGCCCATCGTGTTGGAGAAATTCATGACTTCTCTGCTCCTAATCAGTGGCGCTATGTTTCTACGGATGTAAACCCCGCCGACCTTGGAACAAGAGGCGTGACAGTAGAAGAGCACACGCTGACTTATGGTTTAATGCGCCCGAATTTTTcaagaagtcaaaacaagacTGGCCAGAGTGCAAGTTTGACAAGCCAACGTCAACAGAGAACCTTGAACTTAAAGGAAATAATTGAAGAAGGTGAAGGAGCGGCTAGAGTCGAAGAG GAAATTATCATTCGGGAGGTTCAGTCTAAGGTGTATGCAGCAGAGATAGAGGCATTGAGAAGGAATAAGGAAATCCTAAGAGGAAGTACTTTGGCACCGTTTAATCCAGTATCAGTTAATGGCATTATGAGGTGCAACACCAGACTACGACATGCGGACGATCTCCCATATGATGTAAAGTGTCCAATCATACTGCCTAAGAGGAGGAATCATGTCACAGGACTGATCGTTAAGTACTACCATGAATTAGAGGGTCCTCAGATGGGGCTTACCTATACGATTAATCATGTACGGGAAACATACTTAGTGGTCCTTGTTCGTGAACAAGTGAAAAGAGTCATGAGAGAATGCTTTGAATGTGCAATACGACTTCGATCAAAGCCAGCAAGCCAGCAAATGGCGCCGTTACCGAAGATTAGACTGCAGCAATCCTCCAGACCTTTCGAAAGCTGTGCAGTAGACTTTGGAGGACCTTTCTTAACTTAG